A genome region from Chelonia mydas isolate rCheMyd1 chromosome 12, rCheMyd1.pri.v2, whole genome shotgun sequence includes the following:
- the DERPC gene encoding decreased expression in renal and prostate cancer protein isoform X7, which translates to MKEPRPHTRERPAPWTRAQLLSRGQGAGPMGANSAPFPRASGLLGVNPAPIPRGVGLQNMSQALLPRPGGLLGTTPAPMPGGAMSLGQNCAPGVRGTRLQDTSQVPFPRAGGLLSISPTPIPRGMGALGLNPTILPRAGGLLSTSPAPTFLGTGAMGPSPATLPRAGGLLGPSPVHTPRAGGLLGPSPVHTPRAGGLLGPSPTSTPRGMGAMGQNPATLPRAGGLLGSSPAPIPKAGGLLGTSPASIPRGTGALGPRAGPVPMAPGALGPRPGPVPVAPGALGPRPGPVPVAPGALGPRPGPVPVAPGALGPRPGLVPTAGGLLGPSPALGPMVTRALGPSPGPITRAGGLLGTSPAPIPRGTGALGPSPAPMPRGTGALGPSPAPMLRSAGLFATRPADTLPMNPFSFPREGGPSSATPATITGVGLPLTMNLASSPRAGCLLGMSPAPLPRTTSSLGMSTAPITRGPAMLDTRPAGPLGQSPFPRAAGPQSVNLTPFPRVCEPQSMNPVPFSKAAGPLGPNSTPCPRPAGPLGPNPAPCPRPAVLFPNGILPSPINNTARLRWC; encoded by the exons ATGAAAGAGCCCCGGCCCCATACCAGAGAGCGTCCTGCCCCCTGGACACGAGCCCAGCTTCTGTcccgagggcagggggctgggcccatGGGGGCAAACTCAGCTCCCTTCCCTAGAGCATCCGGACTCCTGGGCGTAAATCCAGCTCCCATCCCAAGAGGAGTTGGACTCCAAAACATGAGCCAGGCTCTCCTCCCAAGGCCTGGTGGCCTCTTGGGTACAACTCCAGCTCCCATGCCAGGTGGGGCCATGTCCTTGGGCCAGAACTGTGCTCCTGGTGTAAGGGGGACCAGACTTCAAGACACAAGTCAAGTTCCCTTCCCCAGGGCAGGTGGCCTCTTGAGCATTAGCCCGACTCCCATCCCAAGGGGCATGGGAGCCCTGGGCCTGAACCCAACTATCCTCCCAAGGGCAGGTGGCCTCCTGAGCACTAGCCCGGCTCCCACCTTTCTGGGAACTGGAGCCATGGGCCCAAGCCCAGCTACCCTACCAAGGGCAGGTGGCCTCCTGGGCCCAAGCCCAGTTCACACCCCAAGGGCAGGTGGCCTCCTGGGCCCAAGCCCAGTTCACACCCCAAGGGCAGGTGGCCTCCTGGGCCCAAGCCCAACTTCCACCCCCAGGGGCATGGGTGCCATGGGCCAGAATCCAGCTACTCTTCCAAGAGCAGGTGGgctcctgggctccagcccagctcccatcCCTAAAGCAGGTGGCCTCCTAGGCACTAGTCCGGCTTCCATCCCAAGGGgcactggagccctgggccccagagcaGGTCCTGTCCCGATGGCGCCCGGCGCCCTGGGCCCCAGACCAGGTCCTGTCCCGGTGGCGCCCGGCGCCCTGGGCCCCAGACCAGGTCCTGTCCCGGTGGCGCCCGGCGCCCTGGGCCCCAGACCAGGTCCTGTCCCGGTGGCGCCCGGCGCCCTGGGCCCCAGACCAGGTCTCGTTCCTACAGCAGGTGGCCTCCTGGGCCCTAGCCCAGCTCTTGGCCCAATGGtgaccagagccctgggccctagcCCAGGTCCCATCACAAGGGCAGGTGGCCTCCTTGGCACTAGTCCGGCTCCCATCCCACGGGgcactggagccctgg GCCCAAGCCCAGCTCCCATGCCGAGGGggactggagccctgggcccaaGCCCGGCTCCCATGCTGAGGTCAGCTGGCCTCTTTGCCACTCGACCAGCTGACACCCTACCTATGAATCCATTCTCCTTTCCAAGGGAGGGAGGCCCCTCAAGTGCAACCCCAGCTACCATCACAGGAGTTGGCTTACCCTTGACCATGAACCTGGCTTCCAGCCCAAGGGCTGGTTGCCTCCTAGGCATGAGCCCAGCTCCACTTCCAAGAACAACTAGCTCCCTGGGTATGAGCACAGCTCCCATCACACGGGGGCCTGCCATGCTGGACACTAGACCTGCTGGTCCCCTAGGTcagtctcccttccccagggcagcTGGTCCCCAAAGTGTAAACCTGACTCCCTTCCCCAGGGTGTGTGAGCCCCAGAGCATGAACCCAGTCCCCTTCTCCAAAGCAGCTGGCCCCCTGGGGCCAaactcaactccctgccccaggccagctggCCCCCTAGGGCCaaacccagctccctgccctaggCCAGCTGTCCTCTTTCCTAATGGGATATTGCCATCTCCCATTAACAACACAGCCAGGCTGCGGTGGTGCTGA
- the DERPC gene encoding decreased expression in renal and prostate cancer protein isoform X3: MKEPRPHTRERPAPWTRAQLLSRGQGAGPMGANSAPFPRASGLLGVNPAPIPRGVGLQNMSQALLPRPGGLLGTTPAPMPGGAMSLGQNCAPGVRGTRLQDTSQVPFPRAGGLLSISPTPIPRGMGALGLNPTILPRAGGLLSTSPAPTFLGTGAMGPSPATLPRAGGLLGPSPVHTPRAGGLLGPSPVHTPRAGGLLGPSPTSTPRGMGAMGQNPATLPRAGGLLGSSPAPIPKAGGLLGTSPASIPRGTGALGPRAGPVPMAPGALGPRPGPVPVAPGALGPRPGPVPVAPGALGPRPGPVPVAPGALGPRPALGPMVTRALGPSPGPITRAGGLLGTSPAPIPRGTGALGPSPAPIPVGTGGLGRSPAPIVRAGGLLGPSPAPMPRGTGALGPSPAPMLRSAGLFATRPADTLPMNPFSFPREGGPSSATPATITGVGLPLTMNLASSPRAGCLLGMSPAPLPRTTSSLGMSTAPITRGPAMLDTRPAGPLGQSPFPRAAGPQSVNLTPFPRVCEPQSMNPVPFSKAAGPLGPNSTPCPRPAGPLGPNPAPCPRPAVLFPNGILPSPINNTARLRWC; this comes from the exons ATGAAAGAGCCCCGGCCCCATACCAGAGAGCGTCCTGCCCCCTGGACACGAGCCCAGCTTCTGTcccgagggcagggggctgggcccatGGGGGCAAACTCAGCTCCCTTCCCTAGAGCATCCGGACTCCTGGGCGTAAATCCAGCTCCCATCCCAAGAGGAGTTGGACTCCAAAACATGAGCCAGGCTCTCCTCCCAAGGCCTGGTGGCCTCTTGGGTACAACTCCAGCTCCCATGCCAGGTGGGGCCATGTCCTTGGGCCAGAACTGTGCTCCTGGTGTAAGGGGGACCAGACTTCAAGACACAAGTCAAGTTCCCTTCCCCAGGGCAGGTGGCCTCTTGAGCATTAGCCCGACTCCCATCCCAAGGGGCATGGGAGCCCTGGGCCTGAACCCAACTATCCTCCCAAGGGCAGGTGGCCTCCTGAGCACTAGCCCGGCTCCCACCTTTCTGGGAACTGGAGCCATGGGCCCAAGCCCAGCTACCCTACCAAGGGCAGGTGGCCTCCTGGGCCCAAGCCCAGTTCACACCCCAAGGGCAGGTGGCCTCCTGGGCCCAAGCCCAGTTCACACCCCAAGGGCAGGTGGCCTCCTGGGCCCAAGCCCAACTTCCACCCCCAGGGGCATGGGTGCCATGGGCCAGAATCCAGCTACTCTTCCAAGAGCAGGTGGgctcctgggctccagcccagctcccatcCCTAAAGCAGGTGGCCTCCTAGGCACTAGTCCGGCTTCCATCCCAAGGGgcactggagccctgggccccagagcaGGTCCTGTCCCGATGGCGCCCGGCGCCCTGGGCCCCAGACCAGGTCCTGTCCCGGTGGCGCCCGGCGCCCTGGGCCCCAGACCAGGTCCTGTCCCGGTGGCGCCCGGCGCCCTGGGCCCCAGACCAGGTCCTGTCCCGGTGGCGCCCGGCGCCCTGGGCCCCAGACCAG CTCTTGGCCCAATGGtgaccagagccctgggccctagcCCAGGTCCCATCACAAGGGCAGGTGGCCTCCTTGGCACTAGTCCGGCTCCCATCCCACGGGgcactggagccctgggcccgAGTCCAGCTCCCATCCCAGTGGGGACGGGAGGTCTGGGCCGAAGTCCAGCTCCCATCGTGAGGGCAGGTGGCCTCCTAGGCCCAAGCCCAGCTCCCATGCCGAGGGggactggagccctgggcccaaGCCCGGCTCCCATGCTGAGGTCAGCTGGCCTCTTTGCCACTCGACCAGCTGACACCCTACCTATGAATCCATTCTCCTTTCCAAGGGAGGGAGGCCCCTCAAGTGCAACCCCAGCTACCATCACAGGAGTTGGCTTACCCTTGACCATGAACCTGGCTTCCAGCCCAAGGGCTGGTTGCCTCCTAGGCATGAGCCCAGCTCCACTTCCAAGAACAACTAGCTCCCTGGGTATGAGCACAGCTCCCATCACACGGGGGCCTGCCATGCTGGACACTAGACCTGCTGGTCCCCTAGGTcagtctcccttccccagggcagcTGGTCCCCAAAGTGTAAACCTGACTCCCTTCCCCAGGGTGTGTGAGCCCCAGAGCATGAACCCAGTCCCCTTCTCCAAAGCAGCTGGCCCCCTGGGGCCAaactcaactccctgccccaggccagctggCCCCCTAGGGCCaaacccagctccctgccctaggCCAGCTGTCCTCTTTCCTAATGGGATATTGCCATCTCCCATTAACAACACAGCCAGGCTGCGGTGGTGCTGA
- the DERPC gene encoding decreased expression in renal and prostate cancer protein isoform X1 → MKEPRPHTRERPAPWTRAQLLSRGQGAGPMGANSAPFPRASGLLGVNPAPIPRGVGLQNMSQALLPRPGGLLGTTPAPMPGGAMSLGQNCAPGVRGTRLQDTSQVPFPRAGGLLSISPTPIPRGMGALGLNPTILPRAGGLLSTSPAPTFLGTGAMGPSPATLPRAGGLLGPSPVHTPRAGGLLGPSPTSTPRGMGAMGQNPATLPRAGGLLGSSPAPIPKAGGLLGTSPASIPRGTGALGPRAGPVPMAPGALGPRPGPVPVAPGALGPRPGPVPVAPGALGPRPGPVPVAPGALGPRPGLVPTAGGLLGPSPALGPMVTRALGPSPGPITRAGGLLGTSPAPIPRGTGALGPSPAPIPVGTGGLGRSPAPIVRAGGLLGPSPAPMPRGTGALGPSPAPMLRSAGLFATRPADTLPMNPFSFPREGGPSSATPATITGVGLPLTMNLASSPRAGCLLGMSPAPLPRTTSSLGMSTAPITRGPAMLDTRPAGPLGQSPFPRAAGPQSVNLTPFPRVCEPQSMNPVPFSKAAGPLGPNSTPCPRPAGPLGPNPAPCPRPAVLFPNGILPSPINNTARLRWC, encoded by the exons ATGAAAGAGCCCCGGCCCCATACCAGAGAGCGTCCTGCCCCCTGGACACGAGCCCAGCTTCTGTcccgagggcagggggctgggcccatGGGGGCAAACTCAGCTCCCTTCCCTAGAGCATCCGGACTCCTGGGCGTAAATCCAGCTCCCATCCCAAGAGGAGTTGGACTCCAAAACATGAGCCAGGCTCTCCTCCCAAGGCCTGGTGGCCTCTTGGGTACAACTCCAGCTCCCATGCCAGGTGGGGCCATGTCCTTGGGCCAGAACTGTGCTCCTGGTGTAAGGGGGACCAGACTTCAAGACACAAGTCAAGTTCCCTTCCCCAGGGCAGGTGGCCTCTTGAGCATTAGCCCGACTCCCATCCCAAGGGGCATGGGAGCCCTGGGCCTGAACCCAACTATCCTCCCAAGGGCAGGTGGCCTCCTGAGCACTAGCCCGGCTCCCACCTTTCTGGGAACTGGAGCCATGGGCCCAAGCCCAGCTACCCTACCAAGGGCAG GTGGCCTCCTGGGCCCAAGCCCAGTTCACACCCCAAGGGCAGGTGGCCTCCTGGGCCCAAGCCCAACTTCCACCCCCAGGGGCATGGGTGCCATGGGCCAGAATCCAGCTACTCTTCCAAGAGCAGGTGGgctcctgggctccagcccagctcccatcCCTAAAGCAGGTGGCCTCCTAGGCACTAGTCCGGCTTCCATCCCAAGGGgcactggagccctgggccccagagcaGGTCCTGTCCCGATGGCGCCCGGCGCCCTGGGCCCCAGACCAGGTCCTGTCCCGGTGGCGCCCGGCGCCCTGGGCCCCAGACCAGGTCCTGTCCCGGTGGCGCCCGGCGCCCTGGGCCCCAGACCAGGTCCTGTCCCGGTGGCGCCCGGCGCCCTGGGCCCCAGACCAGGTCTCGTTCCTACAGCAGGTGGCCTCCTGGGCCCTAGCCCAGCTCTTGGCCCAATGGtgaccagagccctgggccctagcCCAGGTCCCATCACAAGGGCAGGTGGCCTCCTTGGCACTAGTCCGGCTCCCATCCCACGGGgcactggagccctgggcccgAGTCCAGCTCCCATCCCAGTGGGGACGGGAGGTCTGGGCCGAAGTCCAGCTCCCATCGTGAGGGCAGGTGGCCTCCTAGGCCCAAGCCCAGCTCCCATGCCGAGGGggactggagccctgggcccaaGCCCGGCTCCCATGCTGAGGTCAGCTGGCCTCTTTGCCACTCGACCAGCTGACACCCTACCTATGAATCCATTCTCCTTTCCAAGGGAGGGAGGCCCCTCAAGTGCAACCCCAGCTACCATCACAGGAGTTGGCTTACCCTTGACCATGAACCTGGCTTCCAGCCCAAGGGCTGGTTGCCTCCTAGGCATGAGCCCAGCTCCACTTCCAAGAACAACTAGCTCCCTGGGTATGAGCACAGCTCCCATCACACGGGGGCCTGCCATGCTGGACACTAGACCTGCTGGTCCCCTAGGTcagtctcccttccccagggcagcTGGTCCCCAAAGTGTAAACCTGACTCCCTTCCCCAGGGTGTGTGAGCCCCAGAGCATGAACCCAGTCCCCTTCTCCAAAGCAGCTGGCCCCCTGGGGCCAaactcaactccctgccccaggccagctggCCCCCTAGGGCCaaacccagctccctgccctaggCCAGCTGTCCTCTTTCCTAATGGGATATTGCCATCTCCCATTAACAACACAGCCAGGCTGCGGTGGTGCTGA
- the DERPC gene encoding decreased expression in renal and prostate cancer protein isoform X8: protein MKEPRPHTRERPAPWTRAQLLSRGQGAGPMGANSAPFPRASGLLGVNPAPIPRGVGLQNMSQALLPRPGGLLGTTPAPMPGGAMSLGQNCAPGVRGTRLQDTSQVPFPRAGGLLSISPTPIPRGMGALGLNPTILPRAGGLLSTSPAPTFLGTGAMGPSPATLPRAGGLLGPSPVHTPRAGGLLGPSPVHTPRAGGLLGPSPTSTPRGMGAMGQNPATLPRAGGLLGSSPAPIPKAGGLLGTSPASIPRGTGALGPRAGPVPVAPGALGPRPGPVPVAPGALGPRPGLVPTAGGLLGPSPALGPMVTRALGPSPGPITRAGGLLGTSPAPIPRGTGALGPSPAPIPVGTGGLGRSPAPIVRAGGLLGPSPAPMPRGTGALGPSPAPMLRSAGLFATRPADTLPMNPFSFPREGGPSSATPATITGVGLPLTMNLASSPRAGCLLGMSPAPLPRTTSSLGMSTAPITRGPAMLDTRPAGPLGQSPFPRAAGPQSVNLTPFPRVCEPQSMNPVPFSKAAGPLGPNSTPCPRPAGPLGPNPAPCPRPAVLFPNGILPSPINNTARLRWC, encoded by the exons ATGAAAGAGCCCCGGCCCCATACCAGAGAGCGTCCTGCCCCCTGGACACGAGCCCAGCTTCTGTcccgagggcagggggctgggcccatGGGGGCAAACTCAGCTCCCTTCCCTAGAGCATCCGGACTCCTGGGCGTAAATCCAGCTCCCATCCCAAGAGGAGTTGGACTCCAAAACATGAGCCAGGCTCTCCTCCCAAGGCCTGGTGGCCTCTTGGGTACAACTCCAGCTCCCATGCCAGGTGGGGCCATGTCCTTGGGCCAGAACTGTGCTCCTGGTGTAAGGGGGACCAGACTTCAAGACACAAGTCAAGTTCCCTTCCCCAGGGCAGGTGGCCTCTTGAGCATTAGCCCGACTCCCATCCCAAGGGGCATGGGAGCCCTGGGCCTGAACCCAACTATCCTCCCAAGGGCAGGTGGCCTCCTGAGCACTAGCCCGGCTCCCACCTTTCTGGGAACTGGAGCCATGGGCCCAAGCCCAGCTACCCTACCAAGGGCAGGTGGCCTCCTGGGCCCAAGCCCAGTTCACACCCCAAGGGCAGGTGGCCTCCTGGGCCCAAGCCCAGTTCACACCCCAAGGGCAGGTGGCCTCCTGGGCCCAAGCCCAACTTCCACCCCCAGGGGCATGGGTGCCATGGGCCAGAATCCAGCTACTCTTCCAAGAGCAGGTGGgctcctgggctccagcccagctcccatcCCTAAAGCAGGTGGCCTCCTAGGCACTAGTCCGGCTTCCATCCCAAGGGgcactggagccctgggccccagagcaG GTCCTGTCCCGGTGGCGCCCGGCGCCCTGGGCCCCAGACCAGGTCCTGTCCCGGTGGCGCCCGGCGCCCTGGGCCCCAGACCAGGTCTCGTTCCTACAGCAGGTGGCCTCCTGGGCCCTAGCCCAGCTCTTGGCCCAATGGtgaccagagccctgggccctagcCCAGGTCCCATCACAAGGGCAGGTGGCCTCCTTGGCACTAGTCCGGCTCCCATCCCACGGGgcactggagccctgggcccgAGTCCAGCTCCCATCCCAGTGGGGACGGGAGGTCTGGGCCGAAGTCCAGCTCCCATCGTGAGGGCAGGTGGCCTCCTAGGCCCAAGCCCAGCTCCCATGCCGAGGGggactggagccctgggcccaaGCCCGGCTCCCATGCTGAGGTCAGCTGGCCTCTTTGCCACTCGACCAGCTGACACCCTACCTATGAATCCATTCTCCTTTCCAAGGGAGGGAGGCCCCTCAAGTGCAACCCCAGCTACCATCACAGGAGTTGGCTTACCCTTGACCATGAACCTGGCTTCCAGCCCAAGGGCTGGTTGCCTCCTAGGCATGAGCCCAGCTCCACTTCCAAGAACAACTAGCTCCCTGGGTATGAGCACAGCTCCCATCACACGGGGGCCTGCCATGCTGGACACTAGACCTGCTGGTCCCCTAGGTcagtctcccttccccagggcagcTGGTCCCCAAAGTGTAAACCTGACTCCCTTCCCCAGGGTGTGTGAGCCCCAGAGCATGAACCCAGTCCCCTTCTCCAAAGCAGCTGGCCCCCTGGGGCCAaactcaactccctgccccaggccagctggCCCCCTAGGGCCaaacccagctccctgccctaggCCAGCTGTCCTCTTTCCTAATGGGATATTGCCATCTCCCATTAACAACACAGCCAGGCTGCGGTGGTGCTGA
- the DERPC gene encoding decreased expression in renal and prostate cancer protein isoform X2, translated as MKEPRPHTRERPAPWTRAQLLSRGQGAGPMGANSAPFPRASGLLGVNPAPIPRGVGLQNMSQALLPRPGGLLGTTPAPMPGGAMSLGQNCAPGVRGTRLQDTSQVPFPRAGGLLSISPTPIPRGMGALGLNPTILPRAGGLLSTSPAPTFLGTGAMGPSPATLPRAGGLLGPSPVHTPRAGGLLGPSPVHTPRAGGLLGPSPTSTPRGMGAMGQNPATLPRAGGLLGSSPAPIPKAGGLLGTSPASIPRGTGALGPRAGPVPMAPGALGPRPGPVPVAPGALGPRPGPVPVAPGALGPRPGPVPVAPGALGPRPGLVPTAGGLLGPSPALGPMVTRALGPSPGPITRAGGLLGTSPAPIPRGTGALGPSPAPIPVGTGGLGRSPAPIVRAGGLLGPSPAPMPRGTGALGPSPAPMLRSAGLFATRPADTLPMNPFSFPREGGPSSATPATITGVGLPLTMNLASSPRAGCLLGMSPAPLPRTTSSLGMSTAPITRGPAMLDTRPAGPLGQSPFPRAAGPQSVNLTPFPRVCEPQSMNPVPFSKAAGPLGPNSTPCPRPAVLFPNGILPSPINNTARLRWC; from the exons ATGAAAGAGCCCCGGCCCCATACCAGAGAGCGTCCTGCCCCCTGGACACGAGCCCAGCTTCTGTcccgagggcagggggctgggcccatGGGGGCAAACTCAGCTCCCTTCCCTAGAGCATCCGGACTCCTGGGCGTAAATCCAGCTCCCATCCCAAGAGGAGTTGGACTCCAAAACATGAGCCAGGCTCTCCTCCCAAGGCCTGGTGGCCTCTTGGGTACAACTCCAGCTCCCATGCCAGGTGGGGCCATGTCCTTGGGCCAGAACTGTGCTCCTGGTGTAAGGGGGACCAGACTTCAAGACACAAGTCAAGTTCCCTTCCCCAGGGCAGGTGGCCTCTTGAGCATTAGCCCGACTCCCATCCCAAGGGGCATGGGAGCCCTGGGCCTGAACCCAACTATCCTCCCAAGGGCAGGTGGCCTCCTGAGCACTAGCCCGGCTCCCACCTTTCTGGGAACTGGAGCCATGGGCCCAAGCCCAGCTACCCTACCAAGGGCAGGTGGCCTCCTGGGCCCAAGCCCAGTTCACACCCCAAGGGCAGGTGGCCTCCTGGGCCCAAGCCCAGTTCACACCCCAAGGGCAGGTGGCCTCCTGGGCCCAAGCCCAACTTCCACCCCCAGGGGCATGGGTGCCATGGGCCAGAATCCAGCTACTCTTCCAAGAGCAGGTGGgctcctgggctccagcccagctcccatcCCTAAAGCAGGTGGCCTCCTAGGCACTAGTCCGGCTTCCATCCCAAGGGgcactggagccctgggccccagagcaGGTCCTGTCCCGATGGCGCCCGGCGCCCTGGGCCCCAGACCAGGTCCTGTCCCGGTGGCGCCCGGCGCCCTGGGCCCCAGACCAGGTCCTGTCCCGGTGGCGCCCGGCGCCCTGGGCCCCAGACCAGGTCCTGTCCCGGTGGCGCCCGGCGCCCTGGGCCCCAGACCAGGTCTCGTTCCTACAGCAGGTGGCCTCCTGGGCCCTAGCCCAGCTCTTGGCCCAATGGtgaccagagccctgggccctagcCCAGGTCCCATCACAAGGGCAGGTGGCCTCCTTGGCACTAGTCCGGCTCCCATCCCACGGGgcactggagccctgggcccgAGTCCAGCTCCCATCCCAGTGGGGACGGGAGGTCTGGGCCGAAGTCCAGCTCCCATCGTGAGGGCAGGTGGCCTCCTAGGCCCAAGCCCAGCTCCCATGCCGAGGGggactggagccctgggcccaaGCCCGGCTCCCATGCTGAGGTCAGCTGGCCTCTTTGCCACTCGACCAGCTGACACCCTACCTATGAATCCATTCTCCTTTCCAAGGGAGGGAGGCCCCTCAAGTGCAACCCCAGCTACCATCACAGGAGTTGGCTTACCCTTGACCATGAACCTGGCTTCCAGCCCAAGGGCTGGTTGCCTCCTAGGCATGAGCCCAGCTCCACTTCCAAGAACAACTAGCTCCCTGGGTATGAGCACAGCTCCCATCACACGGGGGCCTGCCATGCTGGACACTAGACCTGCTGGTCCCCTAGGTcagtctcccttccccagggcagcTGGTCCCCAAAGTGTAAACCTGACTCCCTTCCCCAGGGTGTGTGAGCCCCAGAGCATGAACCCAGTCCCCTTCTCCAAAGCAGCTGGCCCCCTGGGGCCAaactcaactccctgccccag gCCAGCTGTCCTCTTTCCTAATGGGATATTGCCATCTCCCATTAACAACACAGCCAGGCTGCGGTGGTGCTGA
- the DERPC gene encoding decreased expression in renal and prostate cancer protein isoform X12, with translation MKEPRPHTRERPAPWTRAQLLSRGQGAGPMGANSAPFPRASGLLGVNPAPIPRGVGLQNMSQALLPRPGGLLGTTPAPMPGGAMSLGQNCAPGVRGTRLQDTSQVPFPRAGGLLSISPTPIPRGMGALGLNPTILPRAGGLLSTSPAPTFLGTGAMGPSPATLPRAGGLLGPSPVHTPRAGGLLGPSPVHTPRAGGLLGPSPTSTPRGMGAMGQNPATLPRAGGLLGSSPAPIPKAGGLLGTSPASIPRGTGALGPRAGPVPMAPGALGPRPALGPMVTRALGPSPGPITRAGGLLGTSPAPIPRGTGALGPSPAPIPVGTGGLGRSPAPIVRAGGLLGPSPAPMPRGTGALGPSPAPMLRSAGLFATRPADTLPMNPFSFPREGGPSSATPATITGVGLPLTMNLASSPRAGCLLGMSPAPLPRTTSSLGMSTAPITRGPAMLDTRPAGPLGQSPFPRAAGPQSVNLTPFPRVCEPQSMNPVPFSKAAGPLGPNSTPCPRPAGPLGPNPAPCPRPAVLFPNGILPSPINNTARLRWC, from the exons ATGAAAGAGCCCCGGCCCCATACCAGAGAGCGTCCTGCCCCCTGGACACGAGCCCAGCTTCTGTcccgagggcagggggctgggcccatGGGGGCAAACTCAGCTCCCTTCCCTAGAGCATCCGGACTCCTGGGCGTAAATCCAGCTCCCATCCCAAGAGGAGTTGGACTCCAAAACATGAGCCAGGCTCTCCTCCCAAGGCCTGGTGGCCTCTTGGGTACAACTCCAGCTCCCATGCCAGGTGGGGCCATGTCCTTGGGCCAGAACTGTGCTCCTGGTGTAAGGGGGACCAGACTTCAAGACACAAGTCAAGTTCCCTTCCCCAGGGCAGGTGGCCTCTTGAGCATTAGCCCGACTCCCATCCCAAGGGGCATGGGAGCCCTGGGCCTGAACCCAACTATCCTCCCAAGGGCAGGTGGCCTCCTGAGCACTAGCCCGGCTCCCACCTTTCTGGGAACTGGAGCCATGGGCCCAAGCCCAGCTACCCTACCAAGGGCAGGTGGCCTCCTGGGCCCAAGCCCAGTTCACACCCCAAGGGCAGGTGGCCTCCTGGGCCCAAGCCCAGTTCACACCCCAAGGGCAGGTGGCCTCCTGGGCCCAAGCCCAACTTCCACCCCCAGGGGCATGGGTGCCATGGGCCAGAATCCAGCTACTCTTCCAAGAGCAGGTGGgctcctgggctccagcccagctcccatcCCTAAAGCAGGTGGCCTCCTAGGCACTAGTCCGGCTTCCATCCCAAGGGgcactggagccctgggccccagagcaGGTCCTGTCCCGATGGCGCCCGGCGCCCTGGGCCCCAGACCAG CTCTTGGCCCAATGGtgaccagagccctgggccctagcCCAGGTCCCATCACAAGGGCAGGTGGCCTCCTTGGCACTAGTCCGGCTCCCATCCCACGGGgcactggagccctgggcccgAGTCCAGCTCCCATCCCAGTGGGGACGGGAGGTCTGGGCCGAAGTCCAGCTCCCATCGTGAGGGCAGGTGGCCTCCTAGGCCCAAGCCCAGCTCCCATGCCGAGGGggactggagccctgggcccaaGCCCGGCTCCCATGCTGAGGTCAGCTGGCCTCTTTGCCACTCGACCAGCTGACACCCTACCTATGAATCCATTCTCCTTTCCAAGGGAGGGAGGCCCCTCAAGTGCAACCCCAGCTACCATCACAGGAGTTGGCTTACCCTTGACCATGAACCTGGCTTCCAGCCCAAGGGCTGGTTGCCTCCTAGGCATGAGCCCAGCTCCACTTCCAAGAACAACTAGCTCCCTGGGTATGAGCACAGCTCCCATCACACGGGGGCCTGCCATGCTGGACACTAGACCTGCTGGTCCCCTAGGTcagtctcccttccccagggcagcTGGTCCCCAAAGTGTAAACCTGACTCCCTTCCCCAGGGTGTGTGAGCCCCAGAGCATGAACCCAGTCCCCTTCTCCAAAGCAGCTGGCCCCCTGGGGCCAaactcaactccctgccccaggccagctggCCCCCTAGGGCCaaacccagctccctgccctaggCCAGCTGTCCTCTTTCCTAATGGGATATTGCCATCTCCCATTAACAACACAGCCAGGCTGCGGTGGTGCTGA